The following coding sequences lie in one Methylotuvimicrobium alcaliphilum 20Z genomic window:
- the uvrA gene encoding excinuclease ABC subunit UvrA, translating into MDTISIRGARTHNLKNIDLDLPRDSLIVITGLSGSGKSSLAFDTIYAEGQRRYVESLSAYARQFLSMMEKPDVDHIEGLSPAISIEQKSTSHNPRSTVGTITEIYDYLRLLYARAGTPRCPDHNVSLAAQTVSQMVDSVLEQTEGGRWMLLAPVISQRKGEYLQLLEDLRVQGFIRARIDGNVFDLDETPTLDPKKKHTIEVIVDRFKIRNDIALRLSESFETALRIADGIALAVSMDDNTTLLFSERYACPHCGYSLSELEPRIFSFNNPKGACPTCDGLGVRQHFDPELVVHNPNISLAGGAIRGWDRRNAYYYQIICSLAEHYGFDPEIPYQDLPNNIKKVLLFGSGNEAIEFKLIGGPRAGQTKRYSFEGIIANMDRRYHETDSPMVREELAKYLSQKTCLDCGGARLNKAARHVFVNERPLHELTRFPIRKSLQFFEELDLPGKQGEVAAKIIKEIVERQEFLVNVGLDYLTLDRSADTLSGGEAQRIRLASQIGAGLVGVMYVLDEPSIGLHQRDNDRLLNTLFRLRDLGNTVIVVEHDEDAIRSADHIVDIGPGAGIHGGRIVAQGTPQDIIDSPDSLTGQYLSGKQMIAIPENTTPVDPEKRIVILNAQGNNLKNVDIALPVGLLTCITGVSGSGKSTLINDTLYRYVARAINRAGTLPAPCDEIEGIEYFDKVIDINQSPIGRTPRSNPATYTGIFTPIRELFAATPEARSRGYTPGRFSFNVKGGRCEACKGDGVIKVEMHFLPDIFVHCDVCGGKRYNRETLEIRYKGKAINEVLDMTVEDAAQFFSAVPVLSKKLHTLTEVGLNYITLGQNAVTLSGGEAQRVKLAKELSKRDTGKTLYILDEPTTGLHFHDIKQLLRVLHTLRDHGNTVIVIEHNLDVIKTADWIIDMGPEGGDGGGTLVAEGTPQQLSENNASHTGHYLKRFFS; encoded by the coding sequence ATGGACACCATCAGCATTCGCGGCGCGCGCACCCATAACCTAAAAAACATCGACCTGGATTTGCCCCGCGACTCCTTGATTGTCATTACCGGTCTCTCAGGTTCCGGTAAATCGTCACTGGCTTTCGACACGATTTATGCCGAAGGCCAACGGCGCTATGTCGAATCACTGTCCGCCTACGCCCGGCAATTCCTGTCGATGATGGAAAAACCGGATGTCGATCATATCGAGGGACTGTCCCCGGCCATTTCGATCGAACAAAAATCGACCTCCCACAATCCTCGCTCGACGGTCGGCACAATTACCGAAATCTATGATTACTTGCGTTTGCTCTATGCTCGCGCAGGCACGCCTCGCTGCCCTGACCATAATGTTTCATTAGCCGCACAAACCGTCAGCCAAATGGTAGATAGCGTGCTCGAACAAACCGAGGGAGGGCGCTGGATGTTATTGGCACCCGTCATTAGCCAGCGCAAAGGGGAATACCTACAATTGCTTGAGGATTTACGCGTGCAAGGCTTTATCAGAGCACGCATTGACGGCAACGTATTCGATCTCGACGAAACGCCGACGCTCGACCCCAAGAAAAAGCACACGATCGAAGTGATCGTCGATCGATTCAAAATTCGTAACGACATCGCATTGCGCCTTTCCGAGTCATTCGAAACGGCACTTCGCATCGCCGACGGTATCGCGCTGGCCGTTTCCATGGACGACAACACAACCTTATTATTTTCCGAACGCTACGCCTGTCCGCACTGCGGGTACAGCCTCAGCGAATTAGAACCGCGCATTTTTTCGTTCAACAACCCGAAAGGTGCTTGCCCAACTTGCGACGGACTTGGTGTTCGTCAACACTTCGATCCGGAACTGGTGGTGCATAATCCCAACATCAGCCTAGCCGGCGGGGCAATCCGAGGCTGGGACCGGCGCAACGCTTATTATTATCAAATTATCTGTTCGCTGGCCGAACACTATGGTTTCGATCCGGAAATCCCTTACCAGGATCTACCGAACAACATCAAAAAAGTATTATTATTCGGCAGCGGCAACGAAGCGATCGAGTTCAAACTGATAGGCGGACCACGCGCCGGCCAAACCAAGCGCTACAGCTTTGAAGGTATCATTGCGAACATGGATCGCCGTTACCATGAAACCGACTCTCCGATGGTCCGTGAAGAACTGGCCAAATATCTATCGCAAAAAACCTGCCTCGACTGCGGCGGAGCTCGCCTAAACAAGGCTGCCCGCCATGTTTTCGTCAACGAACGCCCCCTGCACGAACTTACCCGTTTTCCGATACGCAAATCTTTACAGTTTTTCGAAGAGTTGGATTTACCTGGAAAACAGGGCGAAGTGGCTGCGAAAATCATCAAGGAAATCGTCGAACGACAAGAGTTTTTGGTCAATGTCGGGCTAGATTATCTGACCCTCGATCGTAGCGCCGATACGTTGTCCGGCGGCGAAGCGCAACGTATCCGGCTGGCCAGCCAAATCGGCGCAGGCTTAGTCGGCGTAATGTATGTGCTCGACGAACCGTCAATCGGCCTGCATCAGCGCGATAACGACCGTTTGTTGAATACCCTGTTCCGGCTCAGGGATCTGGGTAATACCGTAATCGTCGTAGAACACGACGAAGATGCGATTCGCTCGGCCGATCATATTGTCGATATAGGCCCCGGCGCCGGTATTCACGGCGGTAGAATCGTCGCACAGGGGACGCCGCAAGACATCATCGACTCGCCCGATTCGTTGACCGGCCAGTATTTGTCGGGAAAACAAATGATTGCGATTCCGGAAAACACGACGCCGGTCGACCCGGAAAAGCGCATCGTGATCCTCAACGCTCAAGGCAATAACCTGAAAAACGTCGATATTGCTCTGCCGGTCGGCCTACTTACCTGTATCACCGGCGTATCCGGCTCAGGGAAATCGACGCTCATCAACGATACGCTCTACCGCTATGTTGCGCGCGCAATCAATCGAGCCGGCACCCTGCCCGCACCTTGCGATGAAATCGAAGGCATTGAATATTTCGATAAAGTCATTGATATTAATCAAAGCCCGATAGGCCGAACGCCCCGCTCGAATCCGGCTACTTATACCGGAATTTTTACGCCCATCCGGGAATTATTCGCGGCAACGCCTGAAGCTCGTTCACGCGGCTACACGCCGGGGCGCTTCAGTTTCAACGTCAAAGGGGGCCGCTGCGAGGCCTGCAAAGGCGATGGAGTCATCAAAGTCGAAATGCATTTCTTGCCGGATATTTTCGTACATTGCGACGTCTGCGGCGGTAAACGTTATAACCGTGAAACGCTGGAAATCCGCTATAAAGGCAAGGCAATCAACGAAGTATTGGATATGACCGTCGAGGATGCCGCGCAATTTTTCAGCGCCGTCCCAGTATTATCCAAAAAACTGCACACCTTAACCGAAGTGGGGCTGAACTACATCACGCTCGGACAAAATGCCGTCACGCTTTCCGGCGGCGAGGCGCAGCGCGTCAAGCTCGCTAAGGAACTGTCGAAACGCGATACCGGAAAGACGCTCTATATTCTCGACGAGCCCACAACCGGCCTGCATTTCCACGATATCAAACAATTATTGCGCGTATTGCATACACTACGGGATCATGGCAACACAGTGATCGTCATCGAGCATAACCTGGACGTGATCAAAACGGCGGATTGGATTATTGATATGGGGCCGGAAGGCGGCGACGGAGGCGGCACACTGGTCGCTGAAGGTACACCTCAACAACTGAGTGAAAACAACGCTTCGCATACCGGGCACTATTTAAAACGATTTTTTAGCTGA
- a CDS encoding DUF2231 domain-containing protein: MNHFYSFQIHGGADHGGGVADSVGHFLGFLESLAAQEPSDIFASIFPGIAELDNIHPLLVHFPIALLIGFFILDLLGTLIRNPVWRSAASAMLYFGTIGAAVTVYTGLQAGETVAHGGNVHDIMERHEQIGIMVLSLSALLSVWRLLAGSSLKGAANGFFLFLSAGLSVLVVLGADLGGLMVYRYGVAVEGAIDPQEASVHEHGQPQVNEHRHDSGGEPPHSDSSQSHHPSENHLHPDNHEHSESNHTH; the protein is encoded by the coding sequence GTGAATCACTTTTATTCTTTTCAAATTCATGGCGGCGCCGATCATGGTGGCGGAGTCGCCGATTCTGTCGGGCATTTTTTAGGATTTCTGGAAAGCCTTGCTGCACAAGAGCCTTCGGACATATTTGCGAGTATATTTCCGGGAATCGCTGAATTGGATAATATTCATCCTTTGCTAGTACATTTTCCAATCGCTTTATTGATCGGTTTTTTTATTCTCGACTTATTAGGGACTTTGATTCGTAACCCGGTTTGGCGCAGTGCCGCTTCGGCGATGCTTTATTTTGGGACGATTGGCGCAGCAGTGACTGTTTATACCGGTTTGCAAGCCGGCGAAACGGTTGCGCACGGAGGTAATGTTCATGACATCATGGAAAGGCATGAGCAAATTGGTATTATGGTGTTAAGCTTATCGGCGTTGTTATCGGTTTGGCGTCTGTTGGCCGGCAGTTCGCTTAAAGGTGCGGCTAACGGTTTTTTTCTATTTCTGTCGGCGGGTCTGTCCGTGTTGGTCGTTTTGGGAGCCGATTTAGGCGGATTGATGGTCTATCGTTACGGTGTTGCGGTCGAAGGGGCAATCGATCCTCAAGAAGCCAGTGTGCATGAGCACGGGCAACCGCAAGTCAATGAGCATAGACATGATTCCGGTGGTGAGCCCCCTCACTCTGATTCATCTCAGAGCCATCACCCTAGTGAAAATCATTTACATCCTGACAATCACGAGCACTCCGAATCAAATCATACTCATTAG
- a CDS encoding IS110 family RNA-guided transposase → MADQQINSASLDTQTRIFAGVDVGSKELVLVVRKNGKPFNPQKFSNTPADHARMAKKLNKLSGIIVCMEATGSYHFDLAVALHDAGVKVMVINPKVSHNFAKVLMNNSKTDDVDANTLAVYAERMDFAPWSRPSNEKIALRCFSRRINALTDQKTAAKNQLHALSATVETPKAVLKDAQAAIDQLDKRIDQLTAGALALIEKHPELSRALVLFTSIKGIANTSAIALMGELLILPADMSHREWVKFAGLDPRAFDSGTSVHKKTRISKAGNSQIRAALYMPVWSAVQHDRHIKAYYQHLLDMGKLPLQACCAVMRKLLHAIHGMLKHDKPFDNTRFYAIPSIAE, encoded by the coding sequence ATGGCAGATCAACAAATTAACAGCGCTTCACTTGACACACAAACCCGTATCTTCGCTGGCGTCGATGTAGGATCTAAAGAACTGGTTTTGGTGGTGCGCAAAAATGGCAAACCTTTCAATCCGCAGAAGTTCTCCAATACCCCAGCTGATCATGCCCGGATGGCCAAGAAACTGAACAAATTGTCCGGCATTATCGTGTGTATGGAAGCCACCGGCAGTTATCATTTCGATTTAGCCGTTGCGCTCCATGATGCCGGCGTCAAGGTAATGGTCATCAATCCCAAGGTCTCTCATAACTTTGCTAAAGTGTTGATGAACAATAGTAAAACAGATGATGTGGACGCGAATACTCTGGCGGTGTATGCCGAACGGATGGATTTTGCGCCTTGGTCCCGTCCTTCGAATGAAAAGATCGCTTTACGTTGTTTCTCACGCCGTATTAATGCACTAACCGATCAAAAAACAGCAGCAAAGAATCAATTGCATGCCTTAAGCGCAACAGTTGAAACACCCAAAGCCGTGCTAAAAGATGCACAAGCAGCCATCGATCAATTAGATAAGCGTATCGATCAGTTAACGGCTGGCGCCTTGGCATTGATCGAAAAACATCCGGAACTCAGTCGAGCATTAGTTTTGTTCACGAGCATTAAGGGTATTGCCAATACCAGTGCGATTGCCCTCATGGGAGAACTACTGATTTTGCCTGCGGATATGTCGCACCGTGAGTGGGTCAAGTTTGCGGGGCTCGATCCAAGAGCTTTTGATTCCGGCACGAGTGTCCACAAAAAAACGCGTATATCCAAGGCCGGTAACAGCCAGATTCGCGCCGCCCTGTATATGCCTGTCTGGAGCGCTGTGCAGCATGATCGCCATATTAAGGCGTATTACCAACATCTCCTGGATATGGGTAAATTACCGTTGCAAGCCTGTTGTGCGGTCATGCGTAAATTGTTACATGCGATTCACGGCATGCTCAAGCATGATAAACCATTCGATAACACGCGTTTTTATGCAATTCCGTCAATCGCTGAATAG
- a CDS encoding Smr/MutS family protein codes for MRKKNLTQEDRDLFRQAAGKVISIDSDKLHLSTTPKPKPIPAKRSVDNAQSLDESILVTELLSLEDSLSFLSPGLQKNVLRKMRKGHYGLDAEIDLHGLSSHEAKKQLLRFLHSCVEEGFRCVCIVHGKGYRSPDNLPILKNSLNLWLRQHRDVQAFCSAPHRKGGTGAVFVLLRLTDKYDEQNDTER; via the coding sequence GTGAGAAAAAAAAACCTAACACAAGAAGATCGGGATCTGTTTCGCCAAGCAGCCGGGAAAGTCATATCGATAGACAGCGACAAACTGCACCTGAGCACCACACCTAAACCCAAACCCATACCCGCTAAACGTTCAGTTGATAATGCTCAATCGCTTGACGAATCAATATTGGTCACTGAATTGCTAAGTCTCGAGGATAGCCTGAGCTTTTTAAGCCCCGGCTTACAAAAAAATGTTTTGCGAAAAATGCGCAAAGGGCATTACGGACTCGATGCCGAAATCGACTTACACGGCCTGAGTAGCCACGAGGCAAAAAAGCAATTATTACGCTTTCTGCATAGCTGTGTAGAGGAAGGTTTCCGTTGCGTCTGTATCGTACATGGCAAGGGCTATCGCTCACCGGATAACCTACCGATTTTGAAAAACAGCCTCAATTTATGGCTTCGCCAACACCGCGACGTACAGGCCTTTTGTTCCGCGCCGCACAGAAAAGGCGGCACGGGGGCGGTTTTTGTTCTGCTGCGCTTAACGGATAAATACGACGAACAAAACGATACCGAGCGCTAA
- the surE gene encoding 5'/3'-nucleotidase SurE yields the protein MHILLSNDDGYLAEGLNALADALSAHAEISVVAPDRNRSAASNSLTLERPLRAYQASNGFIRVDGTPTDCVHLAITGLLAQEPDMVFAGINHGSNLGDDVLYSGTVAAATEGRFLGLPAVAISLAGNNPRYFDTAAQVAVILLQRLIEEPLPQDSILNVNVPDIPFSKLKGFQSTRLGQRHKAEPVVKSVDPRERPIYWVGPPGVEQDAGPGTDFYAIKSGYVSVSPLQVDLTRYERIGALENWLP from the coding sequence ATGCATATTTTGTTGAGCAATGATGACGGCTATCTGGCTGAAGGCCTGAATGCATTGGCGGATGCATTAAGCGCTCATGCCGAAATTTCGGTTGTGGCGCCGGACCGAAACCGCAGCGCGGCCAGTAATTCGCTGACTCTGGAAAGACCGCTCAGAGCTTATCAAGCCTCTAACGGTTTTATTAGAGTAGACGGCACGCCGACCGATTGCGTTCATTTGGCGATCACCGGTTTGTTGGCGCAAGAGCCTGATATGGTATTTGCCGGAATCAATCACGGTTCTAATTTGGGCGATGACGTACTCTATTCCGGCACCGTGGCGGCGGCGACCGAAGGCCGGTTTTTAGGCCTGCCGGCTGTGGCGATTTCGTTGGCCGGCAATAATCCGAGGTATTTCGATACGGCGGCGCAAGTTGCGGTTATATTACTACAAAGATTGATAGAAGAGCCTTTGCCTCAAGATAGTATTTTGAATGTCAATGTACCCGATATTCCTTTTAGCAAGCTTAAAGGCTTTCAGTCGACACGTTTGGGGCAACGCCATAAAGCCGAACCGGTGGTCAAAAGTGTCGATCCTCGAGAAAGACCTATTTACTGGGTTGGGCCGCCAGGAGTCGAGCAAGATGCGGGGCCAGGAACCGACTTTTACGCGATTAAATCGGGTTATGTTTCGGTGAGCCCCTTGCAAGTCGATTTGACACGCTATGAACGTATAGGCGCTTTAGAAAATTGGTTGCCTTAG
- the rpiA gene encoding ribose-5-phosphate isomerase RpiA, with protein MNDKELVAVHAAKLVKDGMRVGLGTGSTADCFIKELSRLHKDEGLKVIVIASSVVSAIKAGEMGLPLQSIEQTERIDLYVDGADEVTLDKTLLKGRGYDLVREKLLAKAADRFVVLIDKSKLVGRIGERFPVPVEVMPFAWRMVKDSLEKLGGRPTLRRTANEDGLVMTSYGSLVLDTVFDATIDIADLDDALNAMPGVIEHGIFRGLASSVLIGADGAIQELDIERRSDSQDVDSRDFVDDGTADGD; from the coding sequence ATGAATGATAAAGAATTGGTGGCAGTCCATGCTGCAAAGCTGGTTAAAGACGGGATGCGTGTCGGACTCGGAACCGGTTCCACGGCCGACTGTTTTATTAAAGAGTTGTCTCGCCTCCATAAAGATGAAGGATTGAAAGTGATCGTGATTGCCAGTTCGGTTGTCAGCGCGATCAAGGCTGGCGAAATGGGGTTACCCCTACAGTCGATTGAGCAAACCGAGCGAATCGATCTTTATGTCGATGGCGCCGATGAAGTTACCCTCGATAAGACGCTGCTCAAAGGCCGGGGCTACGATTTAGTACGAGAAAAATTGTTGGCGAAGGCGGCCGACCGGTTCGTCGTTCTGATCGATAAAAGCAAGTTGGTCGGCCGAATCGGCGAGCGATTTCCTGTTCCAGTCGAGGTTATGCCATTTGCCTGGCGAATGGTTAAAGACAGTTTGGAAAAACTGGGAGGCAGGCCGACACTACGACGGACTGCAAATGAAGACGGCTTGGTGATGACGTCCTACGGAAGCTTAGTGCTCGATACCGTTTTCGATGCCACGATTGATATCGCTGATCTCGACGATGCGCTCAACGCCATGCCGGGCGTTATCGAGCACGGTATATTTCGGGGCTTGGCAAGTTCGGTTTTGATAGGCGCCGATGGCGCCATCCAAGAATTGGATATTGAAAGGAGGTCCGATTCGCAAGATGTCGATAGTCGGGATTTTGTCGATGACGGCACTGCAGATGGCGATTGA
- a CDS encoding DEAD/DEAH box helicase, translated as METQPEPTSSLTFSQFELDSRIKQATQAMGFDHPTEVQAAVIPLANESKDLWVCAKTGSGKTAAFLIPALQHLLQNCPEDSAAKVLILAPTRELAKQTHKQCRQLAEFTPIKSGMIIGGEDFKKQSALFAKSTAIIIATPGRLIEVIEEGSADFSRLDLLILDEADRMLDMGFKNDLLKIASVCKPERQTLLFSATLNPTIKGIALTLLKEPEKVYLDGIQAEHEDIEQQMLLADDFEHKKKLLIWLLSHETYEKALVFTNTKIHTDQLRGPLRGQKLRVGSLHGDMDQSERNKTMGFFRDGTIDILVATDVAARGLDIEGVDLVINFDLARNGNDYLHRIGRTGRAGRPGLAIALINSTEWNVLAGIERYLQQRLIRRTIKELEGRYKGPKKLKASGKAASSKNKKAETKKKASKIKDRHRDRKKIGKRRKPSELKTNG; from the coding sequence ATGGAAACACAACCGGAACCAACGTCCTCTTTAACGTTCAGCCAATTCGAGCTTGATTCGCGCATCAAACAAGCCACGCAAGCCATGGGGTTCGATCACCCAACCGAAGTACAGGCTGCCGTCATACCTCTGGCCAACGAATCCAAAGATCTTTGGGTTTGCGCAAAAACCGGGAGCGGCAAAACTGCGGCCTTTCTGATACCCGCCTTGCAGCATCTACTGCAAAACTGCCCCGAGGACAGCGCGGCAAAAGTCTTGATACTAGCGCCGACACGGGAACTAGCCAAACAGACACATAAACAATGTCGACAACTGGCTGAATTCACTCCGATCAAGTCCGGTATGATTATCGGCGGTGAAGACTTCAAGAAACAATCCGCTTTATTTGCGAAAAGCACTGCCATCATCATCGCAACTCCAGGACGCCTAATCGAAGTCATCGAGGAAGGCTCCGCCGATTTCAGCCGACTCGACCTACTCATTCTCGATGAAGCCGACCGTATGCTCGACATGGGCTTCAAAAACGATTTACTGAAAATCGCAAGCGTTTGCAAGCCGGAACGCCAAACCCTGTTATTTTCCGCGACACTTAATCCGACGATCAAAGGCATTGCTCTCACACTTCTTAAAGAGCCGGAAAAAGTCTATCTCGATGGCATACAGGCAGAACATGAAGACATCGAACAGCAAATGTTGCTGGCCGACGATTTCGAACATAAGAAAAAATTATTGATCTGGCTACTAAGCCACGAAACATACGAAAAAGCCTTGGTCTTCACCAACACCAAAATCCATACCGATCAATTGCGCGGACCATTGAGAGGGCAAAAGCTGCGCGTAGGCTCGCTGCATGGCGACATGGACCAAAGCGAACGCAACAAAACCATGGGGTTTTTCCGAGACGGAACCATCGATATATTGGTCGCAACCGACGTTGCCGCGCGCGGTCTCGATATCGAAGGCGTGGACCTGGTCATTAATTTCGACTTAGCCCGTAACGGTAATGACTATCTGCACAGAATCGGCCGCACCGGTCGAGCCGGCCGACCGGGACTTGCAATCGCATTGATCAACTCTACCGAATGGAACGTCTTGGCGGGTATCGAACGCTATCTACAACAGCGACTGATCCGGCGCACGATCAAGGAATTGGAAGGCCGCTATAAAGGCCCCAAAAAGCTCAAAGCCTCGGGAAAAGCGGCAAGTAGTAAAAACAAAAAAGCAGAAACAAAGAAGAAAGCGTCCAAAATCAAAGATCGTCATCGTGACCGCAAAAAAATCGGTAAAAGACGCAAGCCAAGCGAACTGAAAACCAACGGTTAA
- a CDS encoding (2Fe-2S) ferredoxin domain-containing protein: MNYYKHHVFFCTNQRENGAACCQDHDAQFFRDYAKTQLKKLKMSGPGKCRINNAGCLDRCKEGPVMVVYPDAVWYRYENQADIDEIIEEHLQNGRVVERLKV; this comes from the coding sequence ATGAATTACTATAAACACCATGTTTTTTTCTGTACCAATCAGCGCGAGAATGGCGCGGCCTGCTGCCAGGATCATGATGCTCAGTTTTTTCGAGATTATGCGAAAACGCAATTGAAAAAGCTAAAAATGAGCGGGCCCGGTAAATGTCGCATCAACAATGCCGGTTGTCTGGATCGTTGCAAGGAGGGTCCGGTAATGGTCGTCTATCCCGATGCTGTTTGGTATCGTTATGAAAATCAAGCCGATATCGATGAGATTATCGAGGAACATTTGCAGAATGGACGAGTTGTCGAACGCTTGAAAGTTTGA
- a CDS encoding rhomboid family intramembrane serine protease: MIPIRDTAPCYSRPIVSWSLMVLCIVIFIAMEIIPDQLKYRLTYLFGMVPLRYSSPAWAAHFGLPPDYYLSFLTSLFLHGGWLHLVTNMLFMWIFADNIEDLMGKGRFLVFYVVCGLSAQALQFYFDPYLTIPVVGASGAIAGVLGAYFFLYPFERVIVLIPILFFPLVFHVPAIAFLGFWIILQLQKATASVMFDGVMVDVAWWAHLGGFIAGAVLYRFFLRNEPEQ; this comes from the coding sequence ATGATTCCAATTAGAGATACCGCTCCGTGTTATTCAAGGCCGATTGTTTCTTGGAGTTTAATGGTTTTATGTATCGTGATCTTTATCGCGATGGAAATTATTCCCGATCAATTGAAATACCGTTTGACTTATCTATTCGGTATGGTGCCGTTGCGTTATTCAAGCCCCGCTTGGGCAGCTCATTTCGGTTTGCCCCCCGATTATTATTTATCGTTTTTGACCAGCCTTTTTTTACATGGAGGTTGGTTGCACTTAGTTACTAACATGTTGTTTATGTGGATTTTTGCCGATAATATCGAAGACCTGATGGGCAAGGGTCGCTTTTTGGTTTTTTATGTGGTTTGCGGATTATCGGCTCAGGCCTTGCAGTTTTATTTCGACCCCTATTTAACGATACCGGTCGTTGGCGCATCGGGAGCCATCGCCGGCGTATTGGGGGCTTATTTTTTTCTATATCCGTTTGAGCGCGTCATTGTTCTTATACCGATCTTATTTTTTCCATTGGTTTTTCATGTGCCGGCGATAGCTTTTTTGGGATTTTGGATCATTCTTCAATTGCAAAAAGCCACGGCTTCGGTCATGTTTGATGGTGTGATGGTTGATGTGGCTTGGTGGGCGCATTTAGGCGGTTTTATTGCAGGGGCGGTTTTATATCGGTTTTTTCTGCGCAACGAGCCTGAGCAATAA
- a CDS encoding protein-L-isoaspartate(D-aspartate) O-methyltransferase, whose protein sequence is MMLNVKGIGMTSMRTRERMVGRLKEQGVNNHKILDAMRNTPRHLFVDEALASRAYEDTALPIGYNQTISQPYIVAKMTELLLASGPLAKVLEIGTGCGYQTAVLSQVVDYVYTVERIQPLQKKAKNLVWSLKHKNISYLHSDGGWGWPDHAPYDGILVTAAPPEIPEMLLRQLAVGGVMVIPIGHAGGQELQRVTRNASGFEVEILESVNFVPFLSGRE, encoded by the coding sequence ATGATGCTTAATGTAAAAGGAATAGGCATGACTTCCATGCGAACCCGGGAGCGCATGGTGGGGCGATTGAAGGAACAGGGGGTCAATAATCATAAAATTCTCGATGCGATGCGTAATACGCCGCGTCATTTGTTCGTAGATGAAGCGCTCGCTAGTCGGGCCTACGAAGATACCGCTTTGCCGATCGGTTATAACCAGACGATATCGCAACCGTATATCGTCGCTAAAATGACCGAGTTGCTTTTGGCATCCGGTCCGCTTGCCAAGGTCTTGGAAATCGGCACCGGTTGCGGCTATCAGACGGCGGTATTGTCGCAAGTGGTCGATTACGTTTACACGGTCGAAAGGATTCAACCGCTGCAGAAGAAAGCCAAAAATTTGGTATGGAGTTTGAAACATAAAAACATCAGCTATTTGCACAGCGATGGCGGCTGGGGATGGCCGGATCATGCCCCGTACGATGGCATTTTAGTAACGGCGGCGCCGCCCGAAATTCCCGAAATGTTGCTTCGGCAACTGGCTGTCGGCGGAGTGATGGTGATTCCGATCGGTCATGCCGGCGGACAGGAGCTACAACGGGTTACGCGAAACGCATCAGGATTCGAAGTCGAAATCCTAGAGTCTGTTAATTTCGTGCCGTTTTTGTCGGGCAGGGAGTAA
- a CDS encoding YqaA family protein, protein MFQTLYDKTLLWSRHRHALKYLCALSFAESSFFPIPPDVMLAPMALGRPQHAFQFALWTTVFSVLGGILGYAIGFFMFDQLEPWLKTTHYWEGFLLARQWFTDWGFWAVLVAGFSPIPYKVFTIAAGVMSMVFLPFVLASTVGRGARFFLVSLLISAGGEKLEAKLREYMDRLGWALVALVVIGGGAYKLMAGGQ, encoded by the coding sequence ATGTTTCAAACGCTATACGATAAGACGCTATTGTGGTCCCGGCATCGGCATGCCTTGAAGTATCTTTGCGCTTTGAGCTTTGCCGAATCGTCTTTTTTTCCGATTCCGCCCGATGTCATGTTGGCGCCGATGGCACTCGGTCGTCCTCAACACGCTTTCCAATTTGCGCTATGGACCACGGTATTTTCGGTCTTGGGAGGCATCTTGGGTTATGCGATCGGTTTTTTTATGTTCGACCAGCTTGAGCCTTGGTTAAAAACCACGCATTATTGGGAGGGCTTTCTATTGGCCCGGCAATGGTTTACCGATTGGGGGTTCTGGGCAGTCTTGGTGGCCGGTTTTTCGCCGATACCTTACAAAGTATTCACGATAGCGGCCGGCGTGATGAGTATGGTGTTTTTACCGTTCGTGCTGGCATCGACAGTCGGGCGCGGCGCGAGGTTTTTTTTGGTGTCGTTGCTAATCTCGGCAGGTGGCGAAAAACTGGAAGCGAAACTACGCGAATATATGGATCGTCTGGGCTGGGCTTTGGTTGCACTGGTAGTTATCGGAGGGGGGGCTTATAAGTTGATGGCGGGTGGTCAATAG